In bacterium, the following proteins share a genomic window:
- a CDS encoding SIS domain-containing protein yields the protein MTLMQQEIHQQPETIRAVAYAEVEPARCLAQAMRERDIKYAIIAARGTSDHAATYAQYLLGIENSLPVGLATPSVQTLYGRKVNYRDALVIGISQSGESPDVAEVVQSAREVGALTASITNNPNSLVARTAEFPLRIHSGSEKSVAATKTYMGTLAVIALLSELLKGSSDPVAALNDVADKMTIALKKEEQIARVVERYRYIQQCAILARGINWATASEAALKIIETSYVMARPYSSADFLHGPFALVHAGFPVMLFASNGPTLGTMHEIACKLRDNNAEIIAIARSKDILDTARTAIEVEFDIEEIYSPLVYIVYGQLFACHLAQTIGVDPDNPRGLTKVTRTL from the coding sequence TCATCAACAGCCTGAAACTATCAGAGCCGTTGCTTATGCTGAGGTAGAACCAGCTCGATGCCTTGCACAGGCGATGCGCGAAAGGGATATTAAGTACGCAATCATTGCTGCTCGTGGCACGTCCGATCATGCCGCAACCTATGCTCAATACTTATTGGGCATAGAGAACTCATTGCCGGTCGGATTAGCTACCCCGAGCGTACAGACACTCTATGGCAGGAAAGTAAATTATCGAGACGCTTTGGTAATTGGGATATCTCAATCCGGTGAATCGCCGGATGTAGCTGAAGTTGTTCAGTCAGCCCGAGAAGTCGGAGCATTGACTGCGAGCATAACAAATAATCCAAATTCACTCGTTGCCCGCACTGCAGAGTTCCCTTTGCGCATTCACTCAGGGTCAGAAAAGAGCGTGGCTGCGACGAAGACCTATATGGGCACACTGGCTGTTATTGCACTTCTTTCTGAACTTCTTAAAGGTTCAAGTGATCCAGTTGCAGCTTTGAATGATGTCGCCGATAAAATGACTATCGCGCTCAAGAAGGAAGAGCAAATCGCACGAGTCGTGGAGCGTTATCGTTATATTCAGCAGTGCGCAATTCTTGCTCGAGGGATTAACTGGGCGACAGCTTCAGAAGCAGCCCTGAAAATTATTGAGACTAGCTATGTAATGGCAAGGCCTTATTCTTCGGCGGATTTCTTGCATGGTCCCTTCGCTCTTGTGCATGCGGGATTTCCGGTCATGCTTTTTGCATCTAATGGTCCAACTTTAGGGACGATGCATGAAATAGCCTGTAAACTGAGAGACAATAACGCCGAAATTATTGCAATCGCTCGCTCAAAAGATATTTTGGACACTGCAAGAACCGCAATTGAAGTTGAATTCGACATCGAAGAGATATATAGCCCGTTGGTTTATATTGTGTATGGACAACTTTTCGCCTGTCATTTAGCGCAGACGATCGGAGTCGATCCTGATAATCCAAGAGGACTGACCAAGGTCACTAGAACTCTTTAA